The Triticum aestivum cultivar Chinese Spring chromosome 3A, IWGSC CS RefSeq v2.1, whole genome shotgun sequence genome includes a region encoding these proteins:
- the LOC123061014 gene encoding serine/threonine-protein kinase RUNKEL, which translates to MNNFHVYEAIGRGKHSTVYKGRKKKTIEYFAVKSVDKSQRSKVLNEVRMLHSLDHANVLKFYSWYETSAHFWLVLEYCVGGDLKGLLEQDKKLPESAMHDLAYDLVKALLFLHSQGIIYCDLKPSNILLDEFGCMKLCDFGLARRLKDIEKTDPGDVPQPMRGTPCYMAPELFQEGGVHSYASDFWALGCVLYECYVGRPPFVGREFTQLVKSILSEPAPPLPDNSSRSFQNLINCLLMKDPAERLQWSELCAHNFWRNSMPMIPLPPQPAFDNMVGLPTTPYLAERNGDKPSRQLTPPKTREHLRKKDENSAKMFTTPVKNVLTGKKNNAKPCKADGLKGVNVLRMSRIAKKNLQREKDKENYRRPPTETDENEAEVKIENNDMELDFGENPEGDAPDDNDGSDNVGSTADEKHTTEGTDGNEENCINQVDMLTDECSVKPDTMLKAEQNCSENPDVVATPPSFCMRKARPKITSGAAMGSEPSNIFEAFWHPTDLAVKPVMPSKKGDKATETVTVLPFEALPAADYIRLPREQMNAFHSQIIQSLSGSFQVSEKQNIIRYLELLSMNSDAANIITNGPIMSLLIKMLRLSKTSVLRVQVASLMGLLIRYSTILDAELASSGIVNALSDGLRDRHDKLRRFCMATLGELLFYISTQSDQDSKESNAQESPMKDNKAGALWQVPSSVIALVSSILRKGEDDLAQLYALRTIDNICSQGTDWTSRFASQDVIGHLCYIYKATGKQENTRLIAISCLSRLARFSSSCTHLILEKLTFKDIACTLLKGNPREQQISLNLLNSALGNSHIIPNMSRYILSLTEEKQLVPGLISLIEQGTDILRGKALLFVALLCKNSRRWLPQFFCNAKLLSAVDRLGKEKDGFIHQCTEAFVQLVASLVPGILDTVSSDIQQVMGGKRHGPITALTGRAHPKSTIHLFPVILHLLGSVSFNHRVVTSQVLLQLANLMKILETPFQARDDFQMTLLRVLEAATEEPSVILREHKIFTSRFLPSLSILYKGNKDCDARFLCLKILSDVMIVIFSDSSLTADEQCLADLKTISHKYFLPMYPSFAEDEDPIPMYAQKLLVMLMEHDCVKVSDILNEATVSQCFEFLLGDLSNANVSNVKLCFALASAPDMDSNILSQLQVVRRIGNLLEFVTAKDMDDFLEPTLELCRAFIIRGTGSNRSIVLSKEPALLVDSAFSMSIAVDQQSCIMDICDLGGSMAIFLEVVGNSDPQISDLASDCVVLLLKAAPREATMGLLTNLPKLSALLDSLKHGAPLPLTRLLYSLAFSCRQYLTQGMILSISVPALMRVEALVSSFKGSQDSCLADAASCVGAELQRLPRCG; encoded by the exons ATGAACAACTTCCACGTCTACGAGGCCATTGGCCGCGGCAAGCACTCG ACTGTCTACAAAGGGCGGAAGAAGAAAACCATCGAGTACTTCGCCGTCAAGAGTGTCGACAAGTCGCAGCGCTCCAAGGTCCTCAACGAG GTCCGGATGCTTCATTCTTTAGATCATGCAAATGTCCTGAAATTTTACTCTTG GTATGAAACTTCAGCACATTTTTGGCTGGTACTGGAATATTGTGTTGGTGGAGACCTCAAGGGCTTGCTTGAGCAG GATAAGAAGCTGCCTGAAAGTGCCATGCATGACCTGGCTTACGATCTTGTCAAAGCCCTCCT GTTCTTGCATTCACAAGGAATTATATATTGTGATCTGAAGCCATCTAACATCCTACTTGATGAGTTTGGATGCATGAAG CTGTGTGATTTTGGATTAGCAAGACGTTTAAAGGACATCGAGAAGACCGACCCTGGAGAT GTGCCACAACCTATGAGGGGGACACCATGTTACATGGCTCCTGAGTTGTTCCAAGAGGGAGGGGTCCACTCATATGCTTCTGATTTCTGGGCTCTTGGTTGTGTGCTATACGAATGCTATGTAGGAAGACCTCCTTTCGTGGGCCGTGAATTTACCCAGTTAGTCAAATCCATACTTTCAGAGCCTGCACCACCTTTACCTGATAATTCGTCAAGGTCTTTTCAGAATCTGATCAACTGCTTACTCATGAAAGACCCAGCTGAAAGACTACAGTGGTCTGAACTCTGTGCACACAACTTCTGGAGAAACAGTATGCCAATGATTCCGTTACCTCCTCAACCTGCCTTCGACAACATGGTTGGACTTCCCACTACACCATATCTAGCTGAGCGAAATGGGGATAAACCCTCCAGACAGCTGACGCCACCCAAGACTCGTGAACACCTACGCAAGAAAGATGAAAATTCTGCCAAGATGTTCACGACCCCTGTTAAGAATGTGCTAACTGGTAAGAAAAATAATGCAAAACCTTGTAAGGCTGATGGTTTGAAGGGTGTAAATGTCCTTAGAATGTCTCGCATAGCTAAGAAAAATTTGCAAAGGGAAAAAGACAAGGAGAACTACAGGCGTCCTCCCACAGAAACAGACGAAAATGAGGCTGAAGTTAAGATAGAAAATAATGACATGGAGCTTGATTTTGGTGAAAATCCAGAAGGCGATGCACCTGATGATAATGATGGATCAGATAATGTTGGATCCACAGCAGATGAAAAGCATACGACCGAAGGAACTGATGGAAATGAAGAGAACTGCATAAATCAGGTGGATATGCTCACGGATGAGTGTTCTGTTAAGCCTGATACCATGTTGAAAGCTGAGCAGAACTGCTCAGAGAATCCTGATGTGGTGGCCACTCCACCTAGTTTCTGTATGAGGAAAGCACGTCCGAAGATAACTTCTGGTGCTGCAATGGGTTCTGAGCCGTCTAACATCTTTGAAGCATTCTGGCATCCAACAGATCTTGCTGTTAAACCAGTTATGCCCAGTAAAAAAGGAGATAAAGCTACTGAGACTGTCACTGTGCTTCCTTTTGAAGCTCTCCCTGCTGCTGATTACATCAGGTTACCACGAGAACAGATGAATGCATTCCATAGCCAGATAATTCAGAGTTTGAGTGGATCTTTTCAGGTTTCAGAAAAACAGAATATCATCAGATACCTGGAGTTGCTAAGCATGAACTCTGATGCTGCAAATATAATCACTAATGGCCCAATTATGTCATTGCTTATAAAAATGCTTCGACTATCAAAAACTTCAGTCTTGCGTGTCCAGGTTGCTTCACTTATGGGACTGTTGATACGCTACTCCACTATCCTTGATGCAGAGCTAGCTAGTTCAGGAATTGTTAATGCCTTGTCAGATGGCTTAAGGGACCGGCATGATAAACTGAGGAGATTCTGTATGGCAACACTTGGAGAATTACTGTTCTACATATCAACTCAATCTGATCAGGATAGCAAAGAAAGCAATGCCCAGGAATCTCCTATGAAGGACAACAAAGCTGGTGCTTTGTGGCAG GTTCCTAGTTCTGTAATCGCACTAGTGTCATCTATCTTGCGTAAAGGGGAAGACGATCTAGCCCAGCTTTATGCCTTACGGACAATTGATAATATATGTAGCCAAGGAACAGATTGGACATCGCGGTTTGCTTCCCAAGATGTAATTGGTCATCTTTGCTACATCTATAAAGCAACTGGGAAGCAAGAGAATACAAGGCTTATTGCAATTTCTTGTTTGAGCCGCCTAGCTCGATTCAGTTCGTCATGTACTCATTTAATACTGGAGAAGCTAACATTTAAGGATATTGCATGCACACTCCTTAAGGGCAATCCACGTGAGCAACAGATAAGTCTGAATCTTCTGAACTCGGCATTAGGGAACAGTCATATCATACCAAATATGAGCCGCTATATTCTGTCATTAACTGAGGAGAAACAGTTGGTCCCTGGACTTATTTCTCTGATAGAACAGGGAACTGACATTCTGCGTGGGAAAGCCCTTCTATTTGTTGCTCTTCTTTGCAAGAACAGTCGAAGGTGGCTTCCGCAATTCTTTTGCAATGCAAAGCTACTATCAGCAGTCGATAGATTGGGAAAGGAGAAGGATGGTTTCATTCATCAATGTACAGAAGCATTTGTTCAGTTAGTTGCTTCGTTGGTCCCAGGCATTCTTGACACTGTATCCAGTGATATACAGCAGGTCATGGGTGGCAAACGTCATGGACCTATTACTGCTTTAACTGGACGTGCTCATCCAAAGAGCACAATTCATTTGTTCCCTGTCATCCTTCATCTTCTTGGGAGTGTATCCTTCAATCACAGAGTTGTGACAAGTCAAGTATTGCTCCAGTTGGCTAATCTTATGAAGATATTGGAGACACCATTTCAG GCTCGGGATGATTTCCAAATGACATTGCTGAGGGTTCTTGAGGCAGCTACGGAGGAGCCTTCTGTTATACTTAGGGAACACAAAATATTCACAAGTCGATTCCTTCCAAGCTTATCCATCTTATACAAGGGCAATAAAGATTGTGATGCCAGATTCCTGTGTTTGAAGATACTGTCTGATGTGATGATTGTGATCTTCAGCGATTCTTCATTGACTGCAGATGAACAATGTTTAGCTGACCTGAAAACAATCTCTCACAAATATTTTCTCCCAATGTACCCTTCATTTGCAGAGGATGAAGATCCAATACCTATGTATGCACAGAAACTTCTAGTAATGCTGATGGAACATGATTGTGTTAAGGTATCTGATATCCTGAATGAAGCGACAGTATCCCAGTGCTTTGAATTCTTGCTTGGAGATCTTTCAAATGCAAACGTAAGCAATGTCAAGCTTTGTTTTGCTCTGGCATCTGCTCCCGACATGGACTCCAATATCCTTTCGCAGCTTCAGGTTGTCAGAAGAATAGGGAATCTACTTGAGTTTGTGACTGccaaagatatggatgattttctGGAACCAACCTTGGAACTGTGCAGAGCTTTCATTATCCGTGGCACCGGCAGCAACAGAAGTATCGTCCTCAGCAAAGAACCTGCACTCCTTGTTGATAGCGCCTTCAGCATGAGCATTGCTGTCGATCAACAATCTTGCATCATGGACATATGCGACCTTGGTGGCAGTATGGCTATATTTCTGGAGGTGGTTGGAAATTCAGATCCACAGATAAGCGATTTGGCGTCAGATTGCGTGGTGTTGCTGCTCAAGGCAGCACCTCGAGAGGCCACAATGGGCCTGCTGACAAATCTTCCTAAGCTGAGCGCTCTTCTGGACTCGTTGAAGCATGGCGCCCCCTTGCCGCTGACTCGCCTGCTATACAGCCTAGCATTCTCTTGTAGGCAATACCTAACCCAAGGAATGATACTCTCAATATCAGTGCCAGCTCTGATGCGAGTAGAAGCGCTTGTGTCGTCTTTCAAGGGCTCACAGGATAGCTGTCTTGCTGATGCTGCTTCGTGTGTGGGTGCCGAACTGCAGCGCCTACCTCGCTGTGGTTGA